The genomic segment GCCGAGTGCCGACAAGTGTGAGAGACGTGTCCGCTCCTGCGCGGCATGCGCCAATACTTTCGACGGAATACATCCGACGTTCAAGCATGTTCCGCCAAGCCGTTCCCGTTCAATCAATGTGACGTCGCGTCCAAGCTGTTTCGCCCGAATCGCAGCTGTGTAACCAGCCGGGCCACCGCCGAGAATGATAAGGTCACGCTCTTGTGTCAGTTCTCCTACGACCATTTAAATCAACTCCATTAATAAAGTAGTCGGTTGTTCAATCAGACCGGCGAAGCGATTCGTGAAGGCGACGGCCGTCGCTCCGTCCGCGACGCGGTGATCAAACGACATCGAGACGTTCATCATCGAGCGGACGACGATTTGATCGTTTTCATCGACGCAAGCTCGTTTTTTTGTTTTATGAAAAGCGATCAGGGCGGTCTCCGGGTAGTTGATGATGGGCGTCGCACCGGTACTGCCGAGCGGTCCGACATTACTCATCGTGAACGTGCTCGCTTTTAAGTCGCCCGCCCGCAACTCGTTTGTTTTCGCCCGTGTCTGCAGTCCGGCGAGTTGTTCATGTAACACGCGGAGTGAGAGCTGGTCGGCTTGACGGACGACAGGGACGATTAAGCCGTCTTCCGTTTCCGTCGCGATGCCGATATGGTACTCCTGCTCTAAAATGATTTGATCATTGGCTTCATCCAGTTTGGCATTGAAGACCGGGAAGTCTTTTAAGGCAACGACAAGTGCCTTGACGAAGAAGGCATTGACACTGATCGGTGTCCCGTTCGCTTTTAGTTCTGCCCGCAGTACGAGGAGACGTGTCATGTCGATTTCTTCAAAGTGCGTGACATGAGGAATCGTAAAGAGCGATTGCGTCATCTTCTTCGCAATCTGTTTGCGGATTCCACGAAACGGTAAAGTCACCGGATTAGCTGGAGAATGTCCTGTTTCAGGAGCTGCTTTGACTTCGGGTGTTTCCGTTTCCGTTTTCGGTGATACGGGTTCTGGCTGGGCGACGAACTGCAAAACATCTTCTTCCGAAACGCGTCCGGATGGGTCCGATGCAGGTACTTGTTCGATATCAATTCCGTGATCGCGAGCGATTTTTCGTGTGTACGGTGTCGCGAGGACACGGCGCGTCTGTACGGCAAGCGGTGTTCGCGCGTTCACGACAGGACGCGATGACTCGGTGACGGTTTCAGGTGTTGCCGCTTCCTCGTCACCGGATTCAATCAGAAGGAGCGTCGTTCCGACCGTGACAGTCTGTCCAATCGGAATTAAGATGTCCTTGATGACGCCGGAAACCGGTGCCGGCAGTTCAGCGACCATCTTATCGGTCGATACTTCGACAACCGGTTGATCAAGTGTCACATGATCGCCGATCTTGACGAGGTAATGGGCGATTTCGCCTTCCGTCATGCCTTCTCCGACATCATGTAGTTTCACTTCAGTCATAAACTCAGCTCCTTAGAAGTCGACCGTCCGCGTAATCGCTTCAAGTACGCGGGCAGGTGTCGGAATATAGTGATCCTCTAGTGCGAACAACGGGACCGGGACATCAAATCCGGTCACACGGGCGATTGGTGCCCGCAAGTAGAGGAAGGATGTGTCATTAATCAAAGCAATCAAGTCTGTCCCGAGACCGCCCATCGCATGGGCCTCGTGGATGATGACGACACGTCCTGTTTTTTGGACGGAGGCGGCGATTGTCTCTTGATCGAGCGGATAGAGTGTCCGCAGGTCGAGCACTTCACAGGAGAGCCCTTGTTTTTCTGCCTGTGCGGCTGCTTTTTGAGCGACTTGTACCATGCCCCCCCAAGCAATCAACGTGACATCTGCCCCTTCCGAGACGATGTGCGCTTTACCGATTTCAATCGTATAGGCTTCGTTTGGAACGGGTTCCTTGAAAGCGCGATAGCTCCGCATCGATTCGAGGAACAAGACGGGGTCGGGGTCATCGATTGCAGCAAGTAACAGTCCTTTGGCGTCGTAAGGCGTCGCAGGACAGACGACCTTGAGTCCGGGCATCGAGGTGAATAAACTTTCCGTGCTGTCCGAATGGATTTCCGGGGCGCGGATGCCGGCACCATACGGCGCACGGATGACCATCGGTACGCTGTAGCGTCCCATCGTCCGCATCCGGATACGCGAGACGTGGGTCATGATTTGTTCATAAGCCGGATAAATGAATCCGAGAAATTGAATTTCGACGATCGGTTTAAAGCCATTGACGGCAAGTCCGACCGAGGTCCCGACAATCCCCGCTTCACTGAGTGGGGTGTCGATGACACGGTCTTCGCCGAATTCAGCTTGCAGTCCGTCCGTTGCCCGGAAGACACCGCCGTTTTTCCCGACATCTTCGCCGAGGACAAGCGTCGTGTCATCGGTCGCTAATTTAATTCGTAATGCATCCGTGACGGCTTGGATGAGTGTCATATCGGTTTGCTGATTGATTGGTGTCGCCATGTTAGTTCCCCCTCGCAGTCAGGTAATCGGCTTTTTGACGCGCGACGTCTGCTGGCAACGTCGCATAGGTATGATCGAAGAGGTCATCGATTGCCGGTGGCTTGAAGGCTTCCATCGCTTTGACGGCCTCCTCGACCTCCATTTGATGGCGTGCCCGGATTGCATCGATTTCCGTGTCGTCGTAAAACCCTTGTTCACGCATGAATTGTTCGAGGCGCGTGAGCGGATCGACACGGTCGCGCGACCGTTCTTGATCGCGGTACTTCGACGGGTCGTCCGCTGTCGTATGGGCACCGAACCGCCATGTGACGGCCTCAATCAATGTCGGTCCCTGACCGTTCCGTGCGCGGGCG from the Exiguobacterium oxidotolerans JCM 12280 genome contains:
- a CDS encoding dihydrolipoamide acetyltransferase family protein, with amino-acid sequence MTEVKLHDVGEGMTEGEIAHYLVKIGDHVTLDQPVVEVSTDKMVAELPAPVSGVIKDILIPIGQTVTVGTTLLLIESGDEEAATPETVTESSRPVVNARTPLAVQTRRVLATPYTRKIARDHGIDIEQVPASDPSGRVSEEDVLQFVAQPEPVSPKTETETPEVKAAPETGHSPANPVTLPFRGIRKQIAKKMTQSLFTIPHVTHFEEIDMTRLLVLRAELKANGTPISVNAFFVKALVVALKDFPVFNAKLDEANDQIILEQEYHIGIATETEDGLIVPVVRQADQLSLRVLHEQLAGLQTRAKTNELRAGDLKASTFTMSNVGPLGSTGATPIINYPETALIAFHKTKKRACVDENDQIVVRSMMNVSMSFDHRVADGATAVAFTNRFAGLIEQPTTLLMELI
- a CDS encoding alpha-ketoacid dehydrogenase subunit beta → MATPINQQTDMTLIQAVTDALRIKLATDDTTLVLGEDVGKNGGVFRATDGLQAEFGEDRVIDTPLSEAGIVGTSVGLAVNGFKPIVEIQFLGFIYPAYEQIMTHVSRIRMRTMGRYSVPMVIRAPYGAGIRAPEIHSDSTESLFTSMPGLKVVCPATPYDAKGLLLAAIDDPDPVLFLESMRSYRAFKEPVPNEAYTIEIGKAHIVSEGADVTLIAWGGMVQVAQKAAAQAEKQGLSCEVLDLRTLYPLDQETIAASVQKTGRVVIIHEAHAMGGLGTDLIALINDTSFLYLRAPIARVTGFDVPVPLFALEDHYIPTPARVLEAITRTVDF